A single genomic interval of Agarivorans aestuarii harbors:
- the trpCF gene encoding bifunctional indole-3-glycerol-phosphate synthase TrpC/phosphoribosylanthranilate isomerase TrpF has translation MSQAETKQTTILDKIVADKEIWLAERMQSITLASFIDQVKPTERSFYDALSGSPAKFILECKKASPSKGLIRPEFDLDLIAGVYKNYAAAISVLTDTKYFQGEFDYVTQVRGQVEQPVLCKDFFIDEYQIYLARYHKADATLLMLSVLDDNEYRLLAEVAHKLNMGVLTEVSNQEELERAIDLNAKVIGINNRNLRDLSITLDRTPELAKQIPDDRIIISESGIYQHQQVRELAKYANGFLVGSSLMSQDDVDMACRKLILGENKVCGLTRELDVQAVYQAGAVYGGLIFAEKSPRYVSLAQAEKLTQVAPLNFVGVFVNSSVEEVATIANKLKLHAVQLHGSEDPQYITELKNKLNNSLVWKALGVSDALPEAPNNADKILFDSKVAGQCGGTGQTFNWQLLGEHSQGAMLAGGISPSNIQGALAYAAAGLDLNSGVEQTPGVKDPAKIIAAFEQIRQY, from the coding sequence GTGAGCCAAGCAGAAACAAAACAAACCACCATTCTAGATAAAATTGTGGCTGACAAAGAAATTTGGTTAGCAGAGCGTATGCAAAGCATAACACTAGCAAGCTTTATAGATCAGGTTAAGCCCACAGAGCGCAGTTTTTATGATGCGCTATCAGGCTCACCCGCTAAGTTTATTCTTGAGTGTAAAAAGGCTTCTCCATCTAAAGGCTTGATTCGCCCAGAGTTCGACTTAGACCTAATTGCTGGCGTATATAAAAACTATGCTGCAGCCATTTCTGTGCTTACCGATACTAAGTACTTTCAAGGTGAGTTTGACTACGTGACTCAAGTACGTGGACAAGTTGAGCAGCCGGTTCTTTGTAAAGACTTCTTCATTGACGAATACCAAATCTACCTAGCGCGTTATCACAAAGCCGACGCCACCTTACTGATGTTGTCGGTATTGGATGACAACGAGTACCGCTTGCTGGCCGAGGTTGCTCATAAGCTCAACATGGGCGTACTTACCGAAGTAAGCAACCAAGAAGAACTTGAGCGCGCCATTGATCTAAATGCAAAAGTTATCGGTATTAACAACCGCAACTTGCGTGACTTATCGATAACCTTAGACAGAACGCCTGAGCTGGCGAAACAAATTCCTGACGATCGAATCATCATCTCAGAGTCCGGTATTTATCAGCACCAACAAGTTCGCGAACTGGCCAAATACGCCAACGGATTTTTGGTAGGCAGCTCACTAATGAGCCAAGATGACGTAGACATGGCTTGCCGCAAGCTTATTTTGGGCGAAAACAAGGTGTGTGGATTAACCCGCGAGCTAGACGTACAAGCCGTTTATCAAGCAGGTGCAGTATACGGCGGCCTAATTTTCGCTGAGAAGTCACCGCGCTACGTAAGCCTAGCCCAAGCAGAAAAGCTCACCCAAGTCGCTCCGCTTAATTTTGTTGGTGTATTTGTAAATAGCTCGGTTGAAGAAGTGGCAACAATTGCCAATAAGCTGAAACTACATGCCGTTCAGTTGCATGGCAGCGAAGACCCACAATATATTACAGAGTTAAAAAACAAACTGAATAACAGCTTAGTATGGAAAGCGCTAGGGGTGAGTGATGCCCTGCCAGAAGCACCTAACAATGCCGACAAGATTTTGTTCGACAGCAAAGTCGCCGGCCAATGTGGCGGCACCGGACAAACCTTCAACTGGCAACTATTAGGTGAGCACAGCCAAGGTGCGATGCTAGCAGGCGGCATAAGCCCAAGCAACATCCAAGGTGCGCTAGCCTACGCCGCTGCAGGCTTAGATTTAAACTCCGGTGTTGAGCAAACACCAGGCGTTAAAGACCCAGCAAAAATTATTGCTGCGTTCGAACAGATTAGACAGTACTAG
- the trpD gene encoding anthranilate phosphoribosyltransferase: MQAILEQLYQGKDLSIEQAQQVFSQVIQGEVEPIVLSSLLTALKIKGEQPQEIAGAAKALLANAAPFPSPEYDFADIVGTGGDGHNTINISTTSAFVAASLGVKVAKHGNRSVSSKSGSSDLLAALGINIQMTPETARRCLDELGLCFLFAPQYHAGVRHAMPVRQTLKTRTIFNVLGPLINPAHPSMEVMGVYDPALISPIAHTLQQLGMKKAMVVHGAGLDEVAIHGETQIAEINGDKITEYSLTPSDFGVEQADLDAIKGGTPEKNKAITLQLLQGTATPAQQAAVAVNVALLLKLAGKADDVAQGVKMALDEMASGRPLTLANQLAEMSQ; encoded by the coding sequence ATGCAGGCTATTTTAGAGCAGCTATATCAAGGAAAAGATTTAAGCATTGAACAAGCGCAGCAAGTGTTCAGTCAGGTGATTCAAGGTGAAGTAGAGCCAATTGTCTTATCTTCACTGTTAACCGCGCTAAAAATTAAAGGCGAGCAACCGCAGGAAATTGCGGGTGCAGCCAAAGCCTTGCTTGCCAACGCTGCGCCTTTCCCAAGCCCTGAATACGACTTTGCAGATATTGTTGGCACAGGTGGTGATGGCCACAACACCATTAATATCTCAACCACTTCGGCTTTTGTCGCGGCTAGCCTTGGGGTTAAAGTTGCCAAACACGGTAACCGCAGCGTATCGAGTAAATCGGGCTCTTCAGATTTGTTGGCGGCTTTAGGCATTAACATCCAAATGACACCTGAAACAGCCCGCCGTTGTTTAGATGAACTAGGCCTGTGCTTCTTGTTTGCTCCTCAATACCACGCTGGTGTGCGCCACGCGATGCCAGTGCGACAAACCTTAAAAACTCGCACCATATTTAATGTATTGGGCCCGCTAATAAACCCGGCTCACCCAAGCATGGAAGTGATGGGCGTTTACGACCCGGCGCTTATTTCGCCTATTGCGCATACCTTGCAACAACTAGGCATGAAAAAAGCCATGGTGGTTCACGGTGCAGGCTTAGACGAAGTAGCCATTCATGGTGAAACTCAAATTGCTGAAATTAACGGCGACAAGATTACCGAATATAGCTTAACCCCTTCTGATTTTGGTGTTGAGCAAGCCGATCTAGATGCCATTAAAGGTGGCACTCCTGAAAAAAACAAAGCCATCACTTTACAGTTATTGCAAGGCACCGCGACACCAGCACAACAAGCAGCTGTTGCAGTTAATGTTGCCTTGTTACTTAAGCTTGCAGGTAAAGCTGATGATGTTGCTCAAGGCGTTAAAATGGCCTTAGATGAAATGGCCTCTGGTCGTCCACTAACCCTAGCAAACCAATTGGCGGAGATGAGTCAGTGA
- a CDS encoding aminodeoxychorismate/anthranilate synthase component II — translation MTHSVFLLDNFDSFTYNLVDQFRSQGLDVSIYRNHLSAKEIKQHIDDSPTPPVLVLSPGPGNPQQAGCMLELINLCKGEVPIIGICLGHQALVESYGGVVGKADEIVHGKSSAIEHDNRLMFEGLTNPLPVARYHSLVATSMPEGLVVSAHYQKMPMAIINEQDKVVGFQFHPESILTSEGATLLARSLDWAIQQEQA, via the coding sequence ATGACTCATAGTGTATTTTTGCTCGATAACTTTGACTCGTTCACTTACAACCTTGTTGATCAGTTTCGCAGCCAAGGCTTAGATGTGAGCATCTACCGCAATCACTTAAGCGCCAAAGAAATTAAGCAGCATATTGATGATAGCCCTACACCGCCGGTATTGGTTTTATCACCGGGGCCAGGTAACCCACAGCAAGCAGGCTGTATGTTAGAGCTAATTAATTTGTGTAAAGGTGAAGTGCCTATTATTGGTATTTGCCTTGGCCACCAAGCGCTAGTAGAAAGCTACGGTGGTGTGGTAGGTAAAGCTGATGAAATTGTGCATGGTAAGTCATCGGCTATTGAGCACGACAACCGTTTAATGTTTGAAGGTTTAACTAACCCACTTCCAGTTGCGCGTTATCACTCCTTGGTAGCTACCTCGATGCCAGAAGGCCTAGTGGTAAGTGCCCACTACCAAAAAATGCCAATGGCAATCATTAACGAGCAGGATAAGGTTGTTGGCTTTCAATTTCACCCAGAATCCATTTTAACCAGCGAAGGGGCAACACTGTTAGCCCGCAGCCTAGACTGGGCAATCCAACAGGAGCAAGCATAA
- a CDS encoding anthranilate synthase component 1 encodes MSNHPRVQLSNNLIDASYVLDPLSLYQELCKESQHNVLLESCEIDSKENLQSLILADAALKITCKGRQVTFTAVSLNGEAVISAVVEHSDNSLITEHSATQLVLDYPLPAANLDEDSRLKASSPVDALRLITTLYGELASHDKGVFIGGVFAYDFIASFEQLQDVAESTNICPDYQFYLAETLLLIDHQEQVTHLIGSVYNEGEQARINQRLAHLVELCEHKNHQQAQPDFSDYQGKIEADISDRDFCQNVETMKDYIRQGDIFQVVPSRSFKLSCPDSLAAYRELKITNPSPYMFYLQDSEFVLFGASPESAIKYSSHNRDVEIYPIAGTRKRGFNADGSINQDLDGRLELELRLDKKETAEHIMLVDLARNDVARISEPGTRHVADLLKVDRYSHVMHLVSRVVGTLRSDLDALHAYQACMNMGTLVGAPKIRASELIRQVEQQRRGSYGGAVGYLAGNGDMDSCIVIRSAFVKDQVAHVQAGAGVVYDSLPQAEADETRNKAAAVLNAIARAHGSTLKDVSHDS; translated from the coding sequence ATGAGTAATCACCCTAGGGTGCAGCTAAGCAACAACTTAATTGATGCTAGCTACGTGCTTGACCCACTAAGCTTATATCAAGAGCTTTGCAAAGAGAGTCAGCACAACGTTTTGCTAGAATCCTGCGAGATAGACAGCAAAGAAAACCTTCAAAGTTTAATTTTGGCCGATGCAGCCTTAAAGATAACTTGTAAAGGTCGTCAAGTGACGTTTACTGCGGTATCACTCAATGGTGAAGCGGTTATCTCGGCGGTTGTAGAACACAGTGACAACAGCTTAATCACCGAACATAGTGCAACTCAACTGGTTTTAGATTACCCACTCCCAGCCGCTAATTTGGATGAAGATTCTCGTTTAAAAGCGAGCTCTCCTGTTGATGCCTTACGATTAATAACCACACTTTACGGTGAGCTAGCCTCTCATGATAAAGGCGTTTTTATCGGCGGTGTATTTGCCTATGATTTCATCGCCAGCTTTGAGCAACTACAAGACGTCGCCGAAAGCACCAACATTTGCCCCGACTATCAGTTCTACCTCGCCGAAACATTGCTACTAATAGACCACCAAGAACAAGTGACTCACTTAATTGGCTCGGTATATAACGAAGGTGAGCAAGCTAGAATAAATCAACGCCTAGCCCACTTAGTAGAATTATGTGAGCACAAAAATCACCAACAAGCGCAGCCAGATTTTAGTGATTACCAAGGAAAGATTGAAGCTGACATTAGCGACCGAGACTTCTGCCAGAATGTAGAAACTATGAAAGACTACATTCGCCAAGGTGACATTTTTCAAGTTGTTCCATCTCGCAGTTTTAAACTCTCTTGTCCCGATAGCCTTGCTGCTTACCGCGAACTAAAGATCACCAACCCTAGCCCTTACATGTTCTACCTGCAAGACAGCGAATTTGTATTGTTTGGCGCCTCTCCAGAAAGTGCGATTAAGTACTCTAGCCATAATCGCGATGTTGAAATCTACCCCATTGCAGGTACTCGTAAACGCGGTTTTAATGCCGATGGCTCAATCAATCAAGATTTAGACGGACGACTAGAGCTAGAGCTGCGCCTAGATAAAAAAGAGACCGCCGAACACATAATGCTGGTTGATTTAGCCCGTAATGACGTTGCTCGAATCAGTGAGCCGGGTACTCGCCACGTAGCAGACCTACTAAAAGTAGACCGTTACAGCCACGTTATGCATTTGGTATCGAGAGTTGTAGGCACCTTACGCAGTGACCTAGATGCACTGCACGCCTACCAAGCCTGCATGAACATGGGAACCCTAGTGGGCGCGCCTAAAATTCGTGCTTCAGAGTTAATTCGCCAAGTGGAGCAGCAACGCCGAGGCAGTTATGGCGGAGCGGTAGGTTATCTTGCAGGTAACGGCGACATGGACAGCTGTATCGTTATTCGTTCTGCTTTTGTTAAAGATCAGGTCGCACATGTTCAAGCTGGTGCAGGTGTGGTGTATGATTCACTGCCTCAGGCCGAAGCAGATGAAACCCGAAACAAAGCAGCAGCGGTGCTAAACGCAATAGCCCGTGCTCACGGTTCAACTTTGAAGGATGTTAGCCATGACTCATAG
- the rnm gene encoding RNase RNM gives MRFDLHCHTTASDGGLSPTEIVMRAENMQVDVLAITDHDTTAGIAEAKANAKHVQIITGTEISTAWHAFDIHIVGLNIDVTSTELQRHLAEQRDKREVRAQEMSRRLAKAGIHDVYSDAKQLAGTAPITRSHFAKVLVERGIAANFNKVFDKYLSRGNTGYVPNNWMSMGDAIEVIHHAGGVAVLAHPTHYDLSNKWVRKLLAEFAELGGDGVEVAMPQMSKDQLLWLADLAEQNGLRASQGSDFHHPSPWRELGRGLQLPEKCQAIWQLWPGFSPESNR, from the coding sequence ATGCGATTTGATTTGCATTGCCATACTACTGCCTCGGATGGTGGCTTAAGCCCAACTGAAATAGTAATGCGTGCCGAAAACATGCAAGTCGACGTATTGGCTATTACCGACCACGACACCACCGCTGGCATTGCAGAAGCAAAAGCTAATGCGAAGCATGTGCAAATTATCACTGGCACCGAAATCTCTACTGCTTGGCATGCTTTTGATATTCATATTGTAGGCTTGAATATCGATGTGACGTCTACAGAATTACAAAGGCACTTGGCTGAACAACGAGACAAGCGAGAAGTTCGAGCTCAAGAAATGAGCCGCCGTTTAGCAAAAGCCGGTATCCATGATGTTTACAGTGATGCAAAACAATTGGCGGGTACAGCCCCGATAACCCGTTCCCATTTTGCTAAGGTATTGGTGGAACGTGGTATAGCGGCTAATTTCAATAAAGTATTTGATAAGTATTTAAGCCGTGGCAATACCGGTTATGTGCCTAATAATTGGATGAGCATGGGCGATGCAATAGAGGTTATTCATCATGCTGGCGGTGTTGCTGTATTGGCTCACCCAACTCATTATGATTTGTCGAATAAATGGGTGCGTAAGTTGTTGGCCGAGTTTGCCGAATTGGGCGGCGACGGCGTAGAAGTGGCAATGCCGCAAATGTCTAAAGACCAATTACTGTGGCTAGCCGATTTAGCCGAACAAAATGGATTACGTGCTTCTCAAGGCTCTGATTTTCATCATCCCTCTCCTTGGCGTGAATTAGGTAGAGGCTTACAATTACCAGAAAAGTGCCAAGCTATTTGGCAGTTGTGGCCTGGCTTCTCTCCTGAATCCAATCGCTAG
- a CDS encoding L-threonylcarbamoyladenylate synthase: MSQFFYVHPDNPQQRLMNQAANHIQQGGVVIYPTDSGYAIGCHIGDKAALERICRIRQLDKNHHFTLMCRDLSELSEYARVGNQAYRLLRNNTPGPYTFIFKGTKEVPRRLLNPKRKTIGIRVPDNKIALAMLEALGEPLMSSSLILPGNDYTESDPEQIRDLLEHQVDLIVNGGYLGEQPTTVIDLSEDEPEILRSGSGDTSPFE, encoded by the coding sequence ATGAGTCAGTTTTTCTATGTACACCCCGACAACCCTCAACAGCGCTTGATGAATCAAGCGGCTAATCATATTCAGCAGGGCGGGGTGGTGATCTACCCAACCGATTCAGGCTATGCCATTGGTTGCCATATTGGCGATAAAGCCGCATTAGAGCGCATTTGCCGTATTCGTCAGTTAGATAAAAACCACCATTTTACTTTGATGTGTCGCGATTTATCTGAGCTCTCGGAATACGCACGAGTGGGTAACCAAGCTTATCGCTTGTTACGCAACAATACCCCAGGACCATATACCTTTATTTTTAAAGGTACCAAGGAAGTGCCACGTCGTTTACTCAACCCTAAACGTAAAACCATAGGTATTCGAGTTCCCGACAACAAAATTGCATTGGCGATGCTGGAAGCTCTTGGTGAGCCACTAATGTCATCGAGCTTAATTTTGCCGGGCAATGACTACACCGAATCTGATCCGGAACAAATACGCGACCTATTGGAACACCAAGTAGATTTAATTGTTAACGGTGGCTATTTAGGCGAGCAGCCTACTACTGTTATTGATCTTTCAGAAGATGAGCCAGAGATATTGCGCAGTGGCTCCGGTGATACGAGCCCATTTGAATAA
- a CDS encoding segregation and condensation protein A, translating into MSEQASPTQQLTLASVNGEPWLDMPEDLFIPPDAMEVILEQFEGPLDLLLYLIRKQKLDIEHLPVLAITQQYMEYIEAMRMLKLELAAEYLVMAALLTEIKSRSLLPVQEHEQVEEDPRAELIRRLQEYELYKNATEKVDSLPRQQRDTYTATINRPQDMPINVIYPEVTMDELIQAMRGIAQRVANFEHHEIKREKLSTRQRMSDILAKLQQHQFVEFSQLFSLSEGRSGLVVSFLAILELVKEGYIKCVQSQPLQPIQVLLVDAEISEHG; encoded by the coding sequence ATGTCTGAACAGGCTTCTCCTACTCAGCAATTAACCCTAGCCAGCGTAAATGGTGAGCCTTGGCTAGACATGCCGGAGGATTTGTTTATTCCGCCGGATGCCATGGAAGTGATTCTGGAGCAGTTTGAGGGGCCTTTGGATTTATTGCTGTATTTAATCCGAAAGCAGAAGTTGGATATTGAGCACTTACCTGTATTAGCAATCACCCAGCAATATATGGAATATATTGAAGCAATGCGAATGCTCAAATTAGAGCTCGCAGCAGAGTATTTGGTAATGGCAGCGCTGTTAACCGAAATTAAATCGCGTAGCTTGCTACCAGTACAAGAGCACGAACAAGTTGAGGAAGACCCACGGGCTGAGCTTATTCGGCGTCTTCAAGAGTATGAGTTATATAAAAATGCCACCGAAAAAGTAGATAGTTTACCAAGACAGCAACGAGATACTTACACAGCTACCATCAACCGCCCTCAAGATATGCCAATCAATGTTATTTACCCAGAAGTGACGATGGATGAGTTGATTCAAGCTATGCGGGGTATTGCTCAGCGAGTGGCTAACTTTGAACATCATGAAATTAAGCGTGAAAAACTGTCTACTCGGCAAAGGATGAGCGATATATTGGCCAAGTTACAACAACACCAGTTTGTCGAATTTAGTCAGTTGTTTTCCTTATCTGAAGGTCGTAGCGGTTTAGTGGTAAGTTTTTTAGCAATACTTGAGTTAGTCAAAGAAGGTTATATCAAGTGTGTGCAAAGTCAGCCTCTGCAGCCTATTCAAGTATTATTAGTTGATGCGGAGATCTCTGAGCATGGCTAA
- the scpB gene encoding SMC-Scp complex subunit ScpB, with the protein MAKPNLVKLVEAALFVAGRPLSVKELQATVLADVGLAKAQVNMVLEELSLRYQDSGIELAETASGFQFRARQEYAPQLANLWAEKAPKFSRAMLETLTLIAYRQPITRGEIEAIRGVAVSSHIISVLRERNWIRSVGHKEIPGRPTLFATTTSFLDYFGLKDLADLPELDQSLLEKLPQDFQT; encoded by the coding sequence ATGGCTAAACCCAATTTAGTTAAGTTAGTTGAAGCCGCTTTGTTTGTTGCTGGCAGACCGCTCAGCGTTAAAGAGCTGCAAGCCACGGTGTTGGCAGATGTAGGATTAGCTAAAGCACAAGTGAATATGGTGCTTGAAGAGTTGTCTTTGCGTTATCAAGATTCGGGTATTGAGTTGGCCGAAACCGCATCCGGGTTTCAATTTAGAGCGCGCCAAGAATATGCGCCACAATTAGCCAACTTATGGGCTGAAAAAGCCCCGAAATTTAGCCGAGCAATGTTAGAAACGCTCACTTTAATTGCTTATCGCCAGCCAATTACTCGCGGTGAGATCGAAGCGATTAGGGGAGTGGCAGTGAGCAGCCATATCATAAGTGTATTGAGAGAGCGCAATTGGATCCGCAGCGTTGGACATAAAGAAATTCCCGGCCGTCCTACCTTATTTGCAACTACAACAAGCTTCTTAGATTACTTTGGTTTGAAAGATCTGGCCGATTTGCCAGAATTAGATCAATCTTTACTTGAAAAACTGCCGCAAGACTTTCAGACTTAG
- the rluB gene encoding 23S rRNA pseudouridine(2605) synthase RluB — MSEKLQKVLARSGLGSRREMEAVIDAGRVSVDGSIATLGDRIEEGVEVRVDGRIIDIQKVEDTICRVLAYHKSEGEICSRNDPEGRETVFDRLPRLQHGRWIAVGRLDINTSGLLLFTTDGELANRLMHPSFEVEREYAVRVFGDVDDEVIRNLRTGVELEDGRAAFTTVKRQGGEGINQWYSVTLSEGRNREVRRMWESQGMQVSRLIRVRYGLIPLPKGLPRSGWQEMPLDQVNYLRKLVQLNKEENTIIKVEDRVRSTQRIRKSVRKHRSRTQSQAAKRRRLK, encoded by the coding sequence ATGAGTGAAAAACTTCAAAAAGTCCTGGCCCGTAGCGGTTTAGGCTCACGTCGTGAGATGGAAGCTGTAATTGACGCAGGGAGAGTAAGCGTAGATGGGAGTATTGCCACTTTAGGTGATCGCATCGAAGAAGGGGTTGAAGTAAGGGTGGATGGCCGCATCATCGACATCCAAAAAGTCGAAGACACCATTTGTCGAGTATTGGCTTACCATAAGTCTGAAGGTGAAATCTGTTCTCGCAATGACCCTGAAGGGCGAGAAACTGTATTTGACCGCTTACCACGTTTGCAACATGGTCGCTGGATTGCGGTAGGTCGATTAGATATCAATACCTCTGGTTTATTGTTATTTACTACCGATGGCGAGTTGGCCAACCGTTTAATGCATCCAAGTTTCGAAGTTGAACGCGAATATGCAGTACGGGTATTTGGTGATGTAGATGACGAAGTAATTCGTAACTTGCGCACCGGTGTTGAATTAGAAGATGGCCGAGCAGCATTTACCACGGTTAAGCGCCAAGGCGGCGAGGGTATTAATCAGTGGTACTCCGTGACACTAAGCGAGGGTCGTAATCGCGAAGTGCGCAGAATGTGGGAATCTCAAGGCATGCAAGTGAGCCGTTTGATTCGGGTTCGTTATGGGCTTATTCCTTTACCTAAAGGTTTGCCACGCAGCGGCTGGCAAGAAATGCCCTTAGATCAAGTAAACTACTTGCGTAAGTTGGTACAGCTTAATAAAGAAGAGAATACGATTATCAAGGTGGAAGATCGTGTTCGCAGTACCCAGCGTATTAGAAAGTCGGTGCGTAAACACCGCTCTCGCACGCAAAGCCAAGCGGCAAAGAGAAGGCGTTTAAAATAG
- a CDS encoding Yip1 family protein → MLFSHVWGLASHTKEEWQDIDKHHEGIGASLSHLLLMALIPAICGYFSTVHIGWKVGANSFSLTSDSAIFMSVAMYAAMVTVVLCLAYAALWMAKTFNTDTTYQQTLELSAYVATPIYMVGFAALYPEPWFVMVAGLVGVTYAVYLLYTGVPIIMHIPEERGFIFASSLVTVGLVMLVTVLISTVILWSSGAGPIFAN, encoded by the coding sequence ATGTTATTTAGTCATGTTTGGGGACTAGCTTCACATACAAAAGAAGAATGGCAAGACATTGACAAGCACCACGAAGGGATCGGAGCGAGCTTGTCGCACTTATTACTTATGGCACTTATTCCTGCCATTTGTGGTTACTTTTCTACCGTACACATTGGTTGGAAGGTGGGAGCAAACAGCTTTTCATTAACCAGCGACAGTGCCATTTTCATGTCTGTGGCTATGTATGCTGCCATGGTTACCGTAGTGTTGTGCTTAGCTTATGCAGCGCTTTGGATGGCAAAAACGTTTAATACCGATACCACCTACCAGCAAACCTTAGAGCTATCTGCTTACGTAGCCACACCAATTTATATGGTGGGCTTTGCCGCGCTTTATCCAGAACCTTGGTTTGTTATGGTTGCCGGCTTAGTTGGCGTTACTTACGCCGTATATTTGCTGTACACGGGTGTGCCTATCATTATGCACATCCCAGAAGAGCGAGGCTTCATCTTTGCCAGTAGCCTAGTTACTGTTGGCTTGGTGATGTTGGTGACCGTGCTCATCTCAACCGTTATTTTATGGTCTAGCGGCGCAGGCCCCATCTTTGCGAACTGA
- a CDS encoding UDP-2,3-diacylglucosamine diphosphatase, with protein sequence MHTYFISDLHLSEDRPDIIQAFLDFLQQQAPKAEALYILGDLFEFWIGDDDKTPVAKQVEQALKALSDKGVPSYFIHGNRDFMVGKAYAKRCGMTLLEEEKLVDLYGHKVLILHGDTLCTDDVGYQEYREVTQKLWLRRLFLLLPLFVRQKIANKIRSKSKQANTSKSLGIMDVNQQAVEQRFECQAIDYMIHGHTHRPDIHSIQQTNNTIKYRVVLGDWYQQMSVLKIDQNGLELSAKGQLQKLELGQ encoded by the coding sequence GTGCACACCTATTTCATTTCAGATTTACATCTAAGTGAAGATCGGCCTGACATTATTCAGGCCTTTCTCGACTTTTTGCAGCAACAAGCCCCTAAGGCCGAAGCCCTCTACATTTTGGGCGATTTATTCGAGTTTTGGATTGGTGATGACGATAAAACACCGGTGGCCAAGCAAGTAGAGCAAGCGTTAAAAGCTTTATCTGACAAAGGTGTGCCAAGTTACTTTATTCATGGCAACCGAGACTTTATGGTAGGCAAGGCTTACGCAAAACGCTGCGGCATGACCTTGCTTGAAGAAGAGAAATTGGTAGATCTTTACGGTCATAAAGTCTTAATTTTGCATGGCGATACCTTATGCACTGACGATGTAGGTTATCAAGAATACCGCGAGGTGACTCAAAAGCTTTGGCTTAGGCGCTTATTCTTATTGCTGCCTCTATTTGTTCGGCAAAAAATTGCCAACAAAATCCGCAGTAAAAGTAAACAAGCCAACACCAGCAAATCGCTTGGCATTATGGATGTTAACCAACAAGCCGTTGAACAACGCTTTGAATGTCAGGCTATCGACTACATGATCCACGGTCATACCCACCGACCTGATATCCACTCTATTCAGCAAACCAATAATACAATCAAGTATCGTGTAGTACTTGGAGATTGGTACCAACAAATGAGTGTATTAAAAATTGATCAAAACGGCTTAGAACTTAGCGCGAAAGGTCAGCTACAGAAGCTTGAGCTTGGTCAATAA
- a CDS encoding peptidylprolyl isomerase, which yields MVTLHTNFGDIVVKLNTAEAPETAANFIAYAKDGFYNDTIFHRVIDGFMVQGGGFASGMEEKETKAPIKNEANNGLSNKTGTLAMARTMDPHSASAQFFINVNDNTFLDFKAETTEGWGYCVFGEVVEGMDVVNKIKGVDTGNFGYVHSDVPLEEVLITSVSVAE from the coding sequence ATGGTTACTTTACATACAAATTTTGGCGACATCGTGGTTAAACTAAACACCGCTGAAGCGCCTGAAACAGCTGCTAACTTCATTGCTTATGCAAAAGATGGATTTTACAACGACACTATCTTCCACCGCGTAATCGATGGCTTTATGGTTCAAGGTGGTGGCTTTGCATCTGGCATGGAAGAGAAAGAAACCAAAGCGCCAATCAAAAACGAGGCGAACAACGGTTTATCTAACAAAACTGGCACCTTGGCAATGGCCCGCACCATGGATCCTCACTCAGCTTCTGCCCAGTTTTTCATTAACGTGAATGACAACACCTTCCTAGACTTTAAAGCAGAGACCACCGAAGGCTGGGGTTACTGCGTGTTTGGTGAAGTGGTTGAAGGCATGGATGTAGTCAACAAAATCAAAGGCGTAGACACTGGTAACTTTGGTTATGTTCACTCAGACGTGCCTTTAGAAGAAGTACTAATCACTTCTGTAAGTGTTGCGGAATAA